A window from Bordetella petrii encodes these proteins:
- the fabF gene encoding beta-ketoacyl-ACP synthase II — protein MKRRVVITGLGIVSPVGNDISSAWDNIVNGRSGIGRITRFDPSAITTHIAGEVKDFDVTQYLPAKEARQMDTFIHYGMAAGIQAWQDSGIEVTEANAERIGVIVGSGIGGLPRIEETQTELLAKGPRRISPFFVPGSLINLISGQLSIRFGMKGPSYAVVSACTTGLHCIGDAARLIEYGDADIMLAGGAESTVSPLGIGGFAAMRALSTRNDDPTTASRPWDRDRDGFVLGEGAGVLVLEEYEHAKKRGARIYGEFVGYGMSSDAHHITAPDKDGPRRGVLNALRNGGINADEVDYVNAHGTSTPLGDKNESDALKLAFGDHARKLVVNSTKSMTGHLLGAAGGIEAVFTTLALYNQKSPPTINIFNQDPECDLDYCANEARDMKIDVAISNSFGFGGTNGSMAVRRI, from the coding sequence GTGAAGCGACGAGTCGTCATCACCGGCCTGGGTATCGTATCGCCCGTGGGCAACGACATCTCCAGCGCCTGGGACAATATCGTCAACGGACGTTCCGGCATTGGCCGCATCACCCGTTTCGACCCCTCGGCCATCACCACGCACATCGCGGGCGAGGTCAAGGATTTCGACGTCACCCAGTACCTGCCCGCCAAAGAAGCGCGCCAGATGGATACTTTCATCCATTACGGCATGGCAGCCGGCATCCAGGCCTGGCAGGACAGCGGCATCGAGGTCACCGAGGCCAATGCCGAGCGCATCGGCGTCATCGTCGGCTCGGGCATCGGCGGCCTGCCCCGCATCGAAGAAACCCAGACCGAGCTGCTGGCCAAGGGCCCGCGGCGCATTTCTCCCTTCTTCGTGCCGGGTTCGCTGATCAACCTGATCTCGGGCCAGTTGTCCATCCGCTTCGGCATGAAGGGCCCCAGTTACGCCGTCGTGTCGGCCTGCACCACCGGCCTGCACTGCATCGGCGACGCCGCCCGCCTGATCGAATACGGCGATGCCGACATCATGCTGGCCGGCGGCGCGGAATCCACAGTGTCGCCGCTGGGCATCGGCGGTTTTGCCGCCATGCGGGCGCTGTCCACGCGCAACGACGACCCCACCACCGCATCGCGCCCCTGGGACCGCGACCGCGACGGCTTCGTGCTGGGCGAGGGCGCGGGCGTGCTGGTGCTTGAAGAATACGAACACGCCAAGAAGCGCGGCGCGCGCATCTACGGCGAATTCGTGGGCTACGGCATGAGCTCCGACGCGCACCACATCACCGCGCCCGACAAAGACGGCCCGCGCCGCGGTGTGCTGAATGCCCTGCGCAACGGCGGCATCAATGCCGACGAGGTCGACTACGTCAACGCGCACGGCACGTCCACGCCGCTGGGCGACAAGAACGAGTCCGACGCCCTGAAACTGGCGTTCGGCGATCACGCCAGGAAGCTGGTGGTCAATTCCACCAAGTCCATGACCGGCCACCTGCTGGGCGCTGCCGGCGGCATCGAGGCGGTGTTCACCACCCTGGCCCTGTACAACCAGAAGTCGCCGCCCACGATCAACATCTTCAACCAGGATCCCGAATGCGACCTGGACTACTGCGCCAACGAGGCCCGGGACATGAAGATCGACGTGGCGATTTCCAATTCCTTCGGTTTTGGCGGCACCAACGGCTCCATGGCCGTTCGCCGGATCTGA